A single region of the Gemmatimonadota bacterium genome encodes:
- the tadA gene encoding tRNA adenosine(34) deaminase TadA — protein sequence MKFALEEARVAASEHEVPIGAVVMHNGEVIARDHNRIVQLNDPTAHAEMLVIGQATKKLGVRWLNNCVLYATLEPCAMCAGAMVLARLSRLVFGASDPKTGACGSLRNIVEDTRLNHRLYVRRGVLEDACGQVLRAFFQTLREK from the coding sequence ATGAAATTCGCGCTCGAAGAAGCCCGCGTGGCAGCGAGCGAGCATGAAGTGCCTATTGGTGCTGTTGTGATGCACAATGGCGAGGTAATCGCACGCGATCACAATCGCATTGTCCAGCTTAATGATCCCACCGCGCATGCCGAAATGCTCGTTATTGGGCAGGCGACGAAAAAGTTGGGCGTTCGGTGGCTAAATAACTGCGTGCTTTACGCAACACTGGAACCCTGTGCGATGTGTGCAGGTGCTATGGTGCTTGCCCGATTGTCCCGGTTGGTTTTTGGCGCGAGTGATCCCAAAACCGGGGCTTGCGGATCCCTGAGAAATATTGTGGAAGATACACGTCTGAATCATCGCCTATATGTGCGCCGAGGCGTTTTAGAAGATGCGTGTGGTCAGGTGTTGCGGGCGTTTTTTCAAACTTTGCGCGAAAAATAA
- a CDS encoding cyclophilin-like fold protein, producing the protein MPHPIRITVGDIELDAELNDSQTADKVREVLPLDCSFNTWGDEIYFAIPVQAGPEDACETVALNDLGYWPPGHAFCIFYGQTPASHGDEIRPASPVNIIGRVLGDATVLKSVSGARNIVVEAV; encoded by the coding sequence ATGCCGCATCCGATTCGCATTACAGTTGGCGATATTGAACTCGACGCCGAGTTAAATGATTCGCAAACAGCAGACAAAGTTCGCGAGGTTTTGCCGCTGGATTGTTCGTTTAATACATGGGGCGATGAGATTTACTTTGCAATTCCCGTTCAAGCGGGTCCCGAAGATGCATGTGAAACTGTGGCGTTGAACGACCTCGGATATTGGCCGCCGGGTCATGCGTTTTGCATTTTTTACGGTCAGACCCCGGCCAGTCATGGAGATGAAATTCGTCCGGCAAGTCCCGTCAATATTATCGGACGGGTGCTGGGCGATGCCACGGTGCTCAAATCTGTTTCGGGAGCGCGCAATATCGTGGTTGAAGCGGTTTAG
- the dnaX gene encoding DNA polymerase III subunit gamma/tau, giving the protein MSYTVMARKRRPQAFETVVAQSHVTTTLQNAIRLGRVAQSYLFSGPRGTGKTTTARLLAMALNCEQGPTAEPCGECASCVAIRQGNSMDVLEIDGASNRGIDEIRQLREEVGYAASQGKRKVYIIDEVHMLTTEAFNALLKTLEEPPAHVVFVFATTEAHKVPETILSRCQRYNFRRIPPVAIVEELKMAVDEEGVTAEESALFLIARKADGGMRDALSLLDQVIAFSDADITEDAIQNLLGLIPRDVYFDLTQAIVDRDGARALEIVDELTREGSDLGEFVAGLMAHFRHLLVACAAGDLTDENLPEADRVQYAEVAAEFEEADLVRMLNAVSELETQISRVTEPRFWLELTVMKLVQMTSSVDLQVLIGRLEQLERGLKSRGTATGTRRSLPRPAPQQKATSSGPDTRVRGEREKLPPPTTASKSSPPQQRDNGRPVAEQPQEEIPPVPDVSSEEPPDFSVIKDKWEQLVQAVKNEKMSLGTFLAEGRPQSMDGRLLVVAFQKNLEFHANQVRRGRAQVEEVARGVFGGTVTISCEVVYEDNKEQIVEVKGAEEDERVQMVMQVFSGDVIR; this is encoded by the coding sequence ATGTCTTACACGGTAATGGCCCGAAAGCGAAGGCCACAGGCGTTTGAAACAGTGGTAGCACAAAGCCATGTGACCACCACATTGCAAAATGCCATTCGGCTGGGGCGCGTGGCACAGTCGTACCTGTTTTCCGGGCCGCGGGGCACGGGTAAGACCACGACGGCGCGATTGCTCGCCATGGCACTTAATTGCGAGCAGGGGCCAACGGCTGAACCGTGTGGGGAATGCGCTTCGTGTGTTGCGATTCGCCAGGGCAACAGCATGGATGTGCTGGAGATTGACGGGGCTTCGAACCGCGGGATTGATGAGATCAGGCAATTGCGCGAAGAAGTGGGGTATGCGGCTTCGCAAGGCAAGCGCAAGGTTTATATCATCGACGAAGTACACATGCTCACTACTGAGGCTTTTAATGCCTTGCTCAAAACACTCGAAGAACCGCCAGCGCATGTTGTTTTTGTATTTGCAACGACCGAAGCTCACAAAGTGCCTGAAACCATTTTGTCCCGGTGTCAGCGCTACAATTTTCGGCGCATTCCTCCCGTGGCAATTGTCGAAGAGCTCAAAATGGCTGTGGATGAAGAAGGCGTAACAGCGGAAGAATCCGCTCTGTTTTTGATCGCTCGAAAAGCCGATGGGGGCATGCGCGATGCACTGAGTTTGCTGGATCAGGTCATTGCATTTTCAGATGCTGATATTACGGAAGATGCCATACAGAATTTACTGGGCTTGATTCCCCGAGATGTGTATTTTGACCTGACGCAGGCTATTGTGGATCGGGATGGTGCCCGCGCATTGGAGATTGTTGATGAATTGACACGCGAAGGCAGTGATCTGGGTGAATTTGTGGCGGGGCTGATGGCGCATTTTCGACATTTGCTCGTTGCCTGTGCCGCGGGAGATTTAACAGATGAAAATTTGCCAGAAGCTGACCGCGTGCAGTATGCAGAGGTCGCCGCGGAATTCGAAGAGGCAGATCTCGTGCGCATGCTCAATGCTGTGAGTGAACTCGAAACGCAGATTAGTCGGGTAACTGAGCCTCGATTCTGGCTCGAATTGACGGTTATGAAGCTGGTGCAGATGACGTCAAGTGTAGATTTGCAGGTTTTGATTGGTCGATTAGAACAACTCGAGCGGGGGTTGAAAAGCCGGGGGACGGCTACTGGAACGCGACGGTCATTGCCCAGACCTGCACCACAGCAGAAAGCGACATCATCTGGACCAGACACGCGCGTCAGGGGAGAGCGTGAGAAGTTACCACCGCCAACAACGGCTTCCAAATCTTCACCACCGCAACAGAGGGACAATGGTCGTCCCGTGGCAGAACAGCCACAAGAAGAAATACCGCCAGTGCCAGATGTATCCTCAGAAGAGCCGCCAGACTTTTCTGTTATAAAAGATAAGTGGGAGCAACTTGTACAGGCGGTGAAGAATGAAAAGATGTCTTTGGGGACATTTTTGGCCGAAGGTCGTCCACAATCAATGGATGGGCGACTTCTGGTGGTGGCTTTTCAAAAGAACCTCGAATTTCACGCCAATCAGGTGCGACGCGGACGCGCTCAGGTGGAAGAAGTTGCCCGCGGTGTTTTTGGTGGTACAGTCACCATTTCGTGTGAGGTTGTTTACGAGGATAATAAAGAGCAAATAGTTGAGGTGAAGGGTGCAGAAGAAGATGAGCGCGTGCAGATGGTGATGCAGGTGTTTAGTGGGGATGTGATCAGGTAG
- a CDS encoding phytanoyl-CoA dioxygenase family protein — protein YVLVSGLIPEETIANAEAAMWSVLEMDRDDPASWSPLPDEIDGVTTIARQGVIEHFGVRDPALLACCTPAFYEAQSQLVRENADAFHCRKPQPEAVWARSVFPVSRGWNYLSGHVDGGHRPFDVFPGSFRVSSLTYLDSGVAQGGGTAVWPGTHRKFSEMAVQDPDRYQMLSDFAKPQQRFDLGEPIELRPSRGDVMFFHYLLVHCGSLNTSNKPRFALRWMCTCDACRIWEKYGKWNIWMP, from the coding sequence TATGTGCTGGTGTCGGGATTGATTCCAGAAGAGACAATTGCCAATGCGGAAGCTGCGATGTGGTCTGTGCTCGAGATGGATCGGGATGATCCGGCTTCGTGGTCTCCTTTGCCAGATGAAATAGATGGGGTGACGACAATCGCCCGCCAGGGGGTGATTGAACATTTTGGGGTTCGTGATCCCGCGTTGCTGGCTTGTTGTACGCCCGCATTTTACGAGGCGCAGAGCCAACTGGTTCGGGAGAATGCCGATGCCTTTCACTGTCGGAAACCACAGCCCGAGGCTGTGTGGGCACGCAGTGTATTTCCGGTTTCGAGAGGCTGGAATTATCTCAGTGGGCACGTCGATGGTGGACATCGACCTTTTGATGTTTTTCCAGGGTCATTCCGGGTTTCCTCTCTGACTTATCTCGATTCTGGTGTTGCGCAAGGTGGTGGGACCGCGGTCTGGCCAGGGACACATCGGAAGTTCAGCGAGATGGCAGTGCAGGATCCTGATCGGTATCAAATGCTGTCGGATTTTGCGAAACCGCAACAAAGGTTCGATCTGGGAGAGCCGATTGAGTTGAGGCCGTCCCGAGGCGATGTCATGTTTTTTCATTATCTGTTAGTACACTGTGGATCCCTCAATACAAGCAATAAACCGCGTTTTGCCCTCCGCTGGATGTGTACCTGTGACGCCTGTCGCATCTGGGAAAAGTATGGCAAGTGGAATATCTGGATGCCCTGA
- a CDS encoding YbaB/EbfC family nucleoid-associated protein, which translates to MAKGMGAMMKQAQKLQAKLARVQEELGAKEVEATSGGGMVTVRASGHQDILSVKINPEVVDPEDVEMLEDLVLAAVQQARQKAADMAEAEMQKATAGLIPPGMNMPGF; encoded by the coding sequence ATGGCAAAAGGTATGGGTGCGATGATGAAGCAGGCCCAAAAGTTGCAGGCTAAGCTGGCCAGGGTGCAAGAAGAGCTGGGAGCAAAAGAGGTAGAGGCAACTTCGGGTGGGGGTATGGTGACTGTAAGGGCGAGTGGGCATCAAGATATTTTGTCTGTAAAAATTAATCCCGAAGTCGTTGATCCGGAAGATGTGGAAATGCTGGAAGACCTCGTGCTGGCGGCGGTTCAGCAGGCGCGTCAAAAAGCTGCGGACATGGCCGAGGCAGAAATGCAGAAAGCCACAGCGGGCCTCATTCCGCCCGGCATGAATATGCCGGGGTTCTGA